The following are encoded in a window of Carassius auratus strain Wakin chromosome 6, ASM336829v1, whole genome shotgun sequence genomic DNA:
- the gpr84 gene encoding G-protein coupled receptor 84 isoform X1, with amino-acid sequence MDTTAVTRMWNDTDLPRNDTFSCASPSVEGYRYFGVLLGSAVTIVGTIGNILTVLAFATDASLRTRFNVLIVNLAFADLLYCTILQPVSVDSYLHLHWRGGATWCRMFGFLLFLSNSVSIITLCFIAMSRYLVVAHRTSRCARLLLSHRGVAVLLISSWLLGVASFGPLWPVYVFAPQVCTCSFHRTKGRPYTTVLLFLYFILGLGCVGLFYFLIYRKVRVASKAFLKYRPSRRSSERKRTKAEASTDDSGISAGASTTQSCEISHDEAGAEQNKNKGLETSEDHTSTKEPNNSIKEAPKETETSSKPTPVTIQTTPAASSGEDSEFKRVTRMCFTVFMCFVGCFAPFLLLNVADKANRAPQVVHMFCANLTWLNSCINPLLYAAMNRQFNQAYKDLLGKALHPLTWIWRTRRN; translated from the exons ATGGACACCACAGCTGTTACAAG GATGTGGAACGACACAGATCTTCCGAGAAATGATACCTTTTCTTGTGCGTCCCCGTCTGTGGAGGGCTACCGTTACTTTGGCGTCCTCCTGGGATCGGCTGTGACCATAGTAGGAACCATAGGGAATATTCTGACCGTCCTCGCCTTTGCTACTGATGCCAGCCTGAGGACACGTTTCAATGTCCTCATAGTAAACCTCGCCTTCGCTGACCTTCTTTACTGCACCATCCTGCAACCGGTCAGCGTTGACTCATACCTGCACCTGCACTGGAGAGGTGGAGCCACATGGTGCCGTATGTTTGGATTCCTCCTGTTCCTGTCCAACAGCGTGTCCATTATTACATTGTGCTTCATCGCTATGAGCCGTTATTTGGTTGTTGCGCATCGCACTTCTCGCTGTGCCCGTCTGCTCCTGTCCCACCGTGGAGTGGCGGTGCTCCTAATATCATCCTGGCTACTGGGTGTAGCAAGTTTTGGCCCACTTTGGCCCGTCTATGTGTTTGCCCCACAAGTATGCACCTGCAGTTTTCACCGTACTAAAGGGAGGCCTTACACCACCGTGCTGCTCTTCCTGTACTTCATCTTGGGCCTGGGTTGTGTGGGGCTTTTCTACTTCCTGATCTACCGTAAGGTGCGAGTAGCCTCTAAGGCTTTCCTGAAGTACAGGCCCAGTCGCCGCTCATCAGAACGCAAGAGGACTAAAGCCGAAGCATCGACGGATGACAGCGGGATCAGTGCTGGAGCTTCAACAACTCAAAGCTGTGAGATCAGTCATGATGAGGCAGGAGCGGAGCAGAATAAGAACAAAGGACTGGAGACATCTGAGGACCACACGAGCACAAAAGAACCAAATAACTCCATTAAAGAAGCCCCAAAAGAAACCGAAACGTCTTCTAAACCAACACCGGTAACAATCCAGACCACTCCAGCTGCCAGCTCAGGAGAGGACAGTGAATTTAAGCGTGTAACTCGAATGTGCTTTACAgttttcatgtgttttgtcgGCTGCTTTGCACCATTTCTGCTGCTGAATGTCGCTGATAAGGCGAACCGTGCGCCACAGGTCGTTCATATGTTTTGTGCAAACCTCACTTGGTTAAATAGTTGCATTAACCCTTTGTTGTACGCAGCCATGAACCGGCAGTTTAACCAGGCCTACAAAGACCTACTAGGCAAAGCTCTGCATCCATTAACTTGGATATGGAGAACCCGTCGGAATTAG
- the gpr84 gene encoding G-protein coupled receptor 84 isoform X2, which translates to MWNDTDLPRNDTFSCASPSVEGYRYFGVLLGSAVTIVGTIGNILTVLAFATDASLRTRFNVLIVNLAFADLLYCTILQPVSVDSYLHLHWRGGATWCRMFGFLLFLSNSVSIITLCFIAMSRYLVVAHRTSRCARLLLSHRGVAVLLISSWLLGVASFGPLWPVYVFAPQVCTCSFHRTKGRPYTTVLLFLYFILGLGCVGLFYFLIYRKVRVASKAFLKYRPSRRSSERKRTKAEASTDDSGISAGASTTQSCEISHDEAGAEQNKNKGLETSEDHTSTKEPNNSIKEAPKETETSSKPTPVTIQTTPAASSGEDSEFKRVTRMCFTVFMCFVGCFAPFLLLNVADKANRAPQVVHMFCANLTWLNSCINPLLYAAMNRQFNQAYKDLLGKALHPLTWIWRTRRN; encoded by the coding sequence ATGTGGAACGACACAGATCTTCCGAGAAATGATACCTTTTCTTGTGCGTCCCCGTCTGTGGAGGGCTACCGTTACTTTGGCGTCCTCCTGGGATCGGCTGTGACCATAGTAGGAACCATAGGGAATATTCTGACCGTCCTCGCCTTTGCTACTGATGCCAGCCTGAGGACACGTTTCAATGTCCTCATAGTAAACCTCGCCTTCGCTGACCTTCTTTACTGCACCATCCTGCAACCGGTCAGCGTTGACTCATACCTGCACCTGCACTGGAGAGGTGGAGCCACATGGTGCCGTATGTTTGGATTCCTCCTGTTCCTGTCCAACAGCGTGTCCATTATTACATTGTGCTTCATCGCTATGAGCCGTTATTTGGTTGTTGCGCATCGCACTTCTCGCTGTGCCCGTCTGCTCCTGTCCCACCGTGGAGTGGCGGTGCTCCTAATATCATCCTGGCTACTGGGTGTAGCAAGTTTTGGCCCACTTTGGCCCGTCTATGTGTTTGCCCCACAAGTATGCACCTGCAGTTTTCACCGTACTAAAGGGAGGCCTTACACCACCGTGCTGCTCTTCCTGTACTTCATCTTGGGCCTGGGTTGTGTGGGGCTTTTCTACTTCCTGATCTACCGTAAGGTGCGAGTAGCCTCTAAGGCTTTCCTGAAGTACAGGCCCAGTCGCCGCTCATCAGAACGCAAGAGGACTAAAGCCGAAGCATCGACGGATGACAGCGGGATCAGTGCTGGAGCTTCAACAACTCAAAGCTGTGAGATCAGTCATGATGAGGCAGGAGCGGAGCAGAATAAGAACAAAGGACTGGAGACATCTGAGGACCACACGAGCACAAAAGAACCAAATAACTCCATTAAAGAAGCCCCAAAAGAAACCGAAACGTCTTCTAAACCAACACCGGTAACAATCCAGACCACTCCAGCTGCCAGCTCAGGAGAGGACAGTGAATTTAAGCGTGTAACTCGAATGTGCTTTACAgttttcatgtgttttgtcgGCTGCTTTGCACCATTTCTGCTGCTGAATGTCGCTGATAAGGCGAACCGTGCGCCACAGGTCGTTCATATGTTTTGTGCAAACCTCACTTGGTTAAATAGTTGCATTAACCCTTTGTTGTACGCAGCCATGAACCGGCAGTTTAACCAGGCCTACAAAGACCTACTAGGCAAAGCTCTGCATCCATTAACTTGGATATGGAGAACCCGTCGGAATTAG
- the prss60.2 gene encoding serine protease 60.2: MWRLTCVTLILLVCAKGSLSQLNVCGQAPLNTRIVGGVNAPDGSWPWQVSLHSSVYGGHFCGGSLINNEWVLTAAHCLPDVSASSLRVYLGRRTQQGVNANEISRNVRTKIVHPSYNSRTQDNDIALLRLSSTVTFNNYIRPVCLAAQSSAFLSGTSSWITGWGDVQAGVSLPSPGILQETMVPVVANDQCNTLLGSGSVTSNMMCAGLTQGGKDTCQGDSGGPMVSRQCTVWVQSGITSWGYGCADPNTPGVYTRVSRYQSWITNTIGQNLPGFVTFNPPTSCSSGSLTSTSCRGRCNEKYNSRFRCNCNTNCSLNCCQDYRQRCAM; this comes from the exons ATGTGGAGATTAACGTGTGTCACTTTGATCCTGCTTGTGTGTGCCAAAG GTTCACTTTCTCAACTGAATG TTTGTGGACAGGCTCCTCTAAACACTCGTATTGTGGGTGGTGTGAACGCGCCTGATGGGTCGTGGCCGTGGCAGGTCAGTCTGCACAGCAGTGTCTATGGAGGTCATTTTTGCGGAGGCTCCCTCATCAACAATGAATGGGTGCTGACAGCAGCTCATTGTTTACCTGA TGTCAGCGCATCCAGTCTGCGTGTATATTTGGGAAGGAGAACACAGCAGGGAGTCAATGCCAATGAAATCAGTAGAAATGTGAGAACAAAAATCGTTCACCCCTCTTATAACAGCAGAACACAAGACAATGACATCGCTCTGCTCCGGCTGTCATCCACAGTCACCTTTAATAACTATATTAGACCCGTGTGTCTGGCGGCCCAGAGCAGTGCCTTCCTTTCTGGCACCAGCAGCTGGATCACAGGCTGGGGAGATGTTCAAGCTggag tGAGTTTACCTTCTCCTGGGATCCTGCAGGAGACTATGGTTCCAGTGGTAGCTAATGATCAGTGTAATACTCTTCTGGGTTCTGGATCTGTTACCAGCAACATGATGTGTGCTGGTTTAACACAGGGAGGCAAAGACACCTGCCAG GGGGATTCTGGAGGTCCAATGGTGAGCAGGCAGTGCACAGTGTGGGTTCAGTCTGGTATCACCAGCTGGGGTTATGGATGTGCTGATCCCAACACTCCTGGTGTTTACACCCGCGTGTCTCGATATCAGAGCTGGATAACCAACACTATTGGTCAGAACCTGCCAGGATTTGTCACCTTCAACCCACCGACCTCATGCTCCTCTGGCAGCCTAA CCTCAACCTCCTGTAGAGGGAGATGCAATGAGAAGTACAACAGTCGCTTTCGCTGCAACTGCAATACTAACTGCAGTTTAAACTGCTGCCAAGATTACAGACAGCGTTGTGCCA TGTGA